In Alteromonas mediterranea DE, a single genomic region encodes these proteins:
- a CDS encoding 5'-methylthioadenosine/S-adenosylhomocysteine nucleosidase, producing MRLSSFVFFVCISLSSLANDDTSQYGPKDFSNVTNKWTAVVAAYEPEIEAIDAAFATMDDAQITQTVYIKGVKYQLGTYKGEPIVVFSTGVSITNAAMTVQMALDYFPIDKLVMMGIAGAINPKYTPGDIAVPERWYFHDESVYINPKKGDANVYELPDYYAKQLEYYKARRETDKHSPNYKNIGFIHPTEVAVVKEGWDTRKRMPYFTADKALLAMAQRALKKIPPITMPSGKEILVDIGGNGVTGSVFVDNAKYREWLRDVYTADVAEMESATVAQVSFVNDVDWLIIRSISDLAGGQHGKNVENVFDAIASGTGTKLLLGILDELVASEPQ from the coding sequence ATGCGCTTAAGTAGTTTTGTTTTTTTCGTGTGTATATCGCTGTCGTCTTTAGCAAATGACGATACCAGCCAGTACGGCCCTAAAGATTTTTCCAATGTTACAAACAAATGGACAGCCGTGGTTGCTGCTTACGAGCCAGAAATTGAAGCGATTGACGCCGCGTTTGCAACCATGGACGATGCTCAGATTACGCAAACGGTTTATATTAAAGGGGTTAAGTATCAGTTAGGTACTTATAAAGGTGAGCCCATTGTTGTATTTAGTACGGGTGTCAGCATTACCAACGCAGCGATGACCGTACAGATGGCGCTGGATTACTTTCCTATTGATAAACTGGTAATGATGGGGATTGCAGGGGCCATAAACCCGAAATACACGCCGGGCGATATCGCAGTACCTGAACGTTGGTACTTCCACGATGAATCTGTCTATATCAACCCGAAGAAAGGTGACGCTAACGTCTACGAGCTACCGGACTATTACGCTAAGCAGCTCGAATATTACAAAGCGCGACGGGAGACTGATAAGCACTCGCCTAACTATAAAAACATTGGGTTTATTCACCCTACCGAGGTTGCTGTAGTTAAAGAAGGTTGGGACACCCGCAAAAGAATGCCCTATTTTACGGCAGACAAAGCGCTATTGGCGATGGCACAGCGTGCTTTGAAAAAAATCCCGCCTATTACTATGCCATCGGGTAAAGAAATACTGGTGGATATTGGCGGTAACGGGGTGACAGGTTCGGTATTTGTCGATAACGCAAAATACCGCGAATGGCTTCGCGATGTTTACACTGCCGATGTAGCAGAAATGGAATCAGCAACCGTTGCACAGGTGAGCTTTGTTAATGACGTGGACTGGTTAATTATCCGCTCAATTAGCGACCTAGCGGGCGGGCAGCACGGTAAAAATGTTGAAAATGTATTTGACGCAATTGCCTCTGGCACCGGCACAAAACTACTACTTGGCATACTCGATGAGCTCGTAGCATCCGAGCCTCAGTAA
- a CDS encoding DNA ligase, whose translation MQFFLTVFCLLLITAATHVNAEDKLDIVDGLQLAKQYSHSRQDINIAEYWVSEKLDGIRARWDGTELRTRNNNKIAAPAWFTANWPKATIDGELWIARGQFERTASIVLSKLTSVAPHSVAGSLPRTESTTDAMTATHSLPSKRWAKIRFMAFDMPVAGQSFDSRLNMLNNLKEATPNPTFAVVPQFTLSSVNALEEKLEQVTLSGGEGLMLHHKKAFYHSGRSDKLLKVKQFEDAEAKVLAHLAGKGKFQGMMGSLLVETPAGVQFKLGTGFSEKERRAPPAVGSWVTFKFYGVTKNGKPRFASFLRVRPPSDLPK comes from the coding sequence GTGCAATTTTTTCTAACAGTATTTTGTCTTCTTTTAATCACTGCTGCTACCCACGTTAATGCAGAGGATAAGCTTGATATTGTCGATGGTTTACAGCTTGCCAAGCAATATAGCCACAGCCGACAAGATATAAATATCGCCGAGTATTGGGTGAGCGAAAAATTAGACGGCATTCGGGCACGATGGGACGGCACTGAACTGAGAACCCGCAATAACAACAAAATAGCCGCTCCGGCATGGTTTACTGCCAATTGGCCCAAAGCAACCATTGATGGTGAGCTCTGGATTGCGAGAGGGCAGTTTGAACGTACGGCTTCCATTGTGCTTTCAAAGTTAACGAGCGTTGCGCCTCATTCTGTAGCCGGATCTTTACCTCGTACTGAATCTACAACCGACGCCATGACCGCTACACATTCCCTACCAAGCAAACGCTGGGCTAAGATTAGGTTTATGGCGTTCGACATGCCTGTAGCGGGCCAGTCCTTTGACAGTCGACTAAACATGCTGAACAACCTTAAAGAAGCTACGCCCAATCCTACGTTTGCCGTTGTTCCCCAATTTACCCTTTCTTCTGTTAATGCGCTTGAAGAAAAGCTTGAACAAGTAACATTAAGCGGCGGGGAAGGGTTAATGCTTCACCACAAAAAGGCGTTTTACCATTCAGGGCGCAGTGACAAACTACTTAAGGTAAAGCAGTTTGAAGATGCTGAAGCGAAAGTATTGGCGCACCTTGCCGGGAAAGGAAAATTTCAAGGCATGATGGGCTCGCTGCTTGTAGAAACGCCCGCCGGCGTTCAGTTCAAATTAGGAACGGGCTTTTCTGAAAAAGAGCGTCGAGCGCCGCCCGCTGTTGGCAGCTGGGTGACCTTTAAGTTTTACGGTGTAACGAAAAACGGGAAACCGAGGTTTGCGAGCTTTCTTCGTGTAAGGCCGCCCTCTGATTTACCCAAGTAA